The Candidatus Neomarinimicrobiota bacterium DNA window TCTTGTTCCGTAATCCATCATAAGCTTCGTCCGTGCCATCCCCTCACGCCCGGTTATCCCCTGAACGATAACTTTTTTTGTCTCGTCAATCAGGATTGACAATTAAATCACCTTTTCCCGAATAAGTTTTTCATCCAGCTCCGGAAACGGATTGTTCCACTGCCAGCCTGTTTTTCCCGTCTCTCTGAATCGTTCTAAACGCCTGATAGCCATTTCGGCAAAGACAGGGTCATTATCAACAGTGTATACCTTTCTACCCAATCTTTCTCCCGCTATCAACGTGGTGCCGGAGTGCGCAAAAAAATCTGTGACAAGACCGCCTTCACCGCTTCCGGATTCTACTATCCTTTCGATGGCTTTAAGCGGTTTTTGAGCGTAGCATCCGGGTACGTTTTCTTCCATGCGATAGAACACCTGTTGAATATCGACCCAGACGTTTCCCGCCCTGATCTTTTCAGACTTACCCCTCGCAATATTATCCTTAATTTCGCCGTTAACCTTTTTATAATATCCCCGTAGGATTTTCGGAATATCGGTGTAAACCGCATCGATATTGAATTTCGGCTTGCCTTTTACGTAATAAAGAAGCTCTTGCCGTACCCACATCCAGTTCTTTTGAGTGCCGTATCCCCTCTGATTCCTCATAGTTATCATATTACGCGGAGTGAGTTCTTTAAATTTTCGAAGAAGAATCATAATGTCCGGCAGCGGCTGAAAATTATCCTTATAATCTGTTCCGAGCCAGAAATAAAAGTGAGCGTTCCCGCTGAGGTTGTCCACTACATTACGTATCCATTTTTCAGAAAATCTCAGATATTCTTCTATGTCTATTTTCGAAAGATTGACCGTGTTCTCATTTCCGACTGCAACGTTATAGGGCGGGTCATTAACCGCCAGATCGGTTTTTTCGCCATCCATGATCTTCCGAATGTGGGAAGAATCGGTCGCATCAAGAACTCCGACGCGGTGTCCGTTCACACTGTCTTCCCAGACCTCCCCCCGCTGCAATCTGCATAACGGCAGTATCTCCTTTCTCAGATCATCATGCACGTCTAATCGCTTAAGTTTTTCTGTAGTGGCACGCTCATTCATAGAGCTGTTTGCAGCTGTTTCCATATATTTTAATCCGTTAATCCCGCTATCGGAAGACTGATATACGCTCCTCCGTTTCCATGGAAATGACACTCCTGTTCACAGGCGAGACATTCCGTACACTTTCCCTTCGCCGCATCTTCTTTGCTGATAGCGAGGACAGGCAAGTCG harbors:
- a CDS encoding site-specific DNA-methyltransferase, whose product is MNERATTEKLKRLDVHDDLRKEILPLCRLQRGEVWEDSVNGHRVGVLDATDSSHIRKIMDGEKTDLAVNDPPYNVAVGNENTVNLSKIDIEEYLRFSEKWIRNVVDNLSGNAHFYFWLGTDYKDNFQPLPDIMILLRKFKELTPRNMITMRNQRGYGTQKNWMWVRQELLYYVKGKPKFNIDAVYTDIPKILRGYYKKVNGEIKDNIARGKSEKIRAGNVWVDIQQVFYRMEENVPGCYAQKPLKAIERIVESGSGEGGLVTDFFAHSGTTLIAGERLGRKVYTVDNDPVFAEMAIRRLERFRETGKTGWQWNNPFPELDEKLIREKVI